CAAGGAAGCCAAGAGTTAGCAACAAACATTATTCGTTCAGAAATGAACGCTAAATAGAAGGAATAAAAACTATGGGAACAGCAAGAGTAGATTGCTACAAAGACGACTTCTTCGGCGGAAGGAGCTTTAGCGGAACCGCAGACGCAAACGGTTGGAAGGTTGAAGACGTTTCTTCGGCTGGAAATCCGACATATGCTTGTCTCGATGGCGAACCGACCGGTTCGGTACAGTTGGGTATGGACGCAACTTCAGAAGCCCAATCGGTCGCTCTCACGCATGGCGACGTTTTGAGCTTCGACATTGATTCCATTCAACGTGTCACCTATCGGGCAAAGGTTCAGAACGTTGACGCCGTAACTACGGTCGTGCTCGGCGTGGCTGGCGATCACAATGCGACGATTGATTCAATTGCTCAAAACGCTTGGTTCAAGATTGAAGGCTCCGGTTCGACGTCTTCGGTCGTCGTGGAAACCGACGACGGATCGACCGACAACGACGACGTTGCCACCGGTCAAACGTTGGCGAATAGTTACAAAGAAATGGTAATTGACTTGTCGCATGGCAAGAGTGACGTTCGGTTCTATATCGACAACGGCAACGGACAATTGAGACGAGTTGCAAGTACAACGACTTTCGATATGTCTGGTTATAGCGGAAGCCTGCAACCTTACATGAGAGTTGCAAAGGCAAGCGGAACTGGAACGCCGAGTGTTGAAGTCGATCTTTGTGAGATTTCGTATAAACGAAACTAAACCGTAGGACTTGGAAATCCCCTCGGTTAGCAGAACCCCCGCCAGCATCGCTGGCGGGGGTTCTTGTTGTGCATGGAACGACAAAGCTTTGTCTTCGATCAACAGAACCCCGTCGCCAAAGGCGACGGGGTTTTTGCAATGACCGAGACTAAATACGGTATATGGCAAACCTTGAAAACATAATCACAGATGCACGAAGCGTCATTCTCGATACGGACATGCAGGCCGAAGAAGTGACCTATACGCCTTCGGGCGGAGGCGGTTCCACGATCACGGCTATCGTGCTTCGACATGAATCGATCGGTCTGCAAGTCTATGAAGACGGCTCTATGGAGACGCTTCAAAGAACCGTTCTTTGCAGTTCCGCCGATGTCTCCGACATCAAGAAAGGCGATACGTTCACGATCGGCGGCGACGTCTTCTTCGTCTCGGCTTCGCCCGATTCGGACGGATTCGGTTGGATTACTGTTGAAGTCGAACGAACAATCGGCCATGAAAAAAGCGGTTCGAACTATCGCATTCGGAGGAACTAAACGATGCCGATCAATCCGAGTGGGATTCTATCGACGCCAGCCGACAAGCTTGCCGAACTCGTTTCCGAATCATCGACGTTTCAATCTTGGGTTTCCGCCGACGACGCAACTGAAGCTCTTGATTCCGTCTTTATTCAGGCTCGCTCCGCTTCGGGCGACGGCGAATACTCCCGACCCTTTGCGTTGATTTACTTCGAAGGCTTTTCCAATGGCTTGAACCGCTACGCCAACGGAACCTTGTACTTGCTCTTGGAAGCCGACGTCACGGAATCGACGCATCAAGACTCGGCGTATGAGTTCACGAACCAAGCCGGTGCAATTGTCGCCGAAGTCATGGCCGGAAGTTACGCAGGCGGAAAGCTGTTTATCCGTTCGATCAACTCAGCGGTTCCGCCCCAACGAGCCGATTTCAACGAGAGCGAAGATTACATCCAACAATACTATTCGATCGATTACGGATTGGACTGAGAACGGATTCCGATGATTACATTTCAGACGTATATCAAGAAGAAGAAACCCGCCGACATCATGCAACGAGAATTCAACGCTCTCGTTCGGGAAGCATTGATCGAAGCGGCAGAATTCTGGATCAAAGAATTTTTACCATTGCACTTCGAATCGTCTGCCGTTCGTCGCTACGGATACGCCGCACGGAAATCGTATTACAACAAACTGAAACGCCGGGCACGAATGATCTTGAAGCCGGGAACGGCGCAACAATACGTTCCCGCTCCGAAACCGCCCGGTCCCTTAGTTTATACCGGTGAGTTGAAGAAGGAAGTTCTTTCCCGACCGGTATCAGCTTTCAAGATCAAGGCAACGGCGACTGGCAAGAAGCAAAAGGTTCGTGTTCCCGTTCGAATTCCGCACCCAATCAATCCGAAGAACTCGGGCGAATTGACGAAGCTTGTCAACGAAGAATTGAAGATGATGCACAGGGTTGCAACGGAAGCATTGAAAGAGCGACTTGCTAAATGGCAAGCCGAGTCGAGAGAACAAATCTCAGCGTAGCCCACTAGATAGAAGTAGCTTGCAAGCAACTCTCTAGTGAGGAACTCTAACTAATGTCTATTGGAAACGTTTACACAATCGGTTCGGTCTACGGCCTTGATGGTACGGGCGGATCGAACTTTGAACTGCACGGCGTCGATAACTTGAGCATCGATCCCGGCGTTCAGGAAATCTTGGAATCCGCTGCCGGGCAACCTGATCCGTCTTACGTAGCGACCATGAGCAACGAAGCCATGATCACATTCACGGCGTCTGACATCGCAACCGCTCTCGGTAACATCG
This portion of the Thalassoroseus pseudoceratinae genome encodes:
- a CDS encoding head-tail joining protein, with translation MANLENIITDARSVILDTDMQAEEVTYTPSGGGGSTITAIVLRHESIGLQVYEDGSMETLQRTVLCSSADVSDIKKGDTFTIGGDVFFVSASPDSDGFGWITVEVERTIGHEKSGSNYRIRRN